Proteins from one Sylvia atricapilla isolate bSylAtr1 chromosome 1, bSylAtr1.pri, whole genome shotgun sequence genomic window:
- the CRH gene encoding corticoliberin, whose protein sequence is MKIPLLVSTGILLVALLPCQECRALSKSPAPAPGALHQPDFFQQQQPQQQQQTLPVLLRMGEEYFLRLGNLHKRPVGSFSASSSSTSHLQPEASASNFFRAAVQQLQQLPERSPGNREDGEAEGEAVEREKRSEEPPISLDLTFHLLREVLEMARAEQLAQQAHSNRKLMEIIGK, encoded by the coding sequence ATGAAGATCCCGCTGCTGGTCTCCACGGGAATCCTGCTGGTcgccctcctgccctgccaggagtGCAGAGCTCTCAGCAAGAGCCCGGCGCCCgcccctggggctctgcacCAGCCAGATTTCTTCCAGCAGCAAcagccgcagcagcagcagcaaactctgCCCGTCCTGCTCCGCATGGGAGAAGAGTATTTCCTGCGCCTGGGCAACCTTCACAAGAGACCCGTTGGCTCTTTCTCcgcctcctccagcagcaccagccaccTACAGCCCGAAGCCTCCGCCAGCAACTTTTTCCGGGCGGCGGttcaacagctgcagcagctgcccgaGCGCTCGCCGGGGAACCGAGAGGACGGCGAAGCCGAGGGTGAGGCCGTGGAGAGGGAGAAGCGATCCGAGGAGCCCCCTATTTCTCTGGATCTGACTTTCCACCTCCTGCGAGAAGTCTTGGAGATGGCCCGAGCCGAGCAGTTAGCGCAGCAAGCTCACAGCAACAGGAAACTGATGGAGATAATCGGGAAGTGA